The following are from one region of the Juglans regia cultivar Chandler chromosome 10, Walnut 2.0, whole genome shotgun sequence genome:
- the LOC108980810 gene encoding violaxanthin de-epoxidase, chloroplastic, whose amino-acid sequence MALAAPPRLPKPMPGFLRTLQFAASQTVCHPCSHRRKPLPVPQLRRITLRAPTILPLAVSEAKENAMTEDLPDPPVRIVAIVGEGSVSPLKSAPWQEVMLHTAKRLKWVDEGGYEMLVFTDNLCKSGDENATTLQRVSNLADILVIVAVTDQESVMWIQANCVNIQNIICFESSRDLVNKLGGSYVLSETKGKLFDKIVGFSQSKKANESEEVVRTVSEAWDRHNSDDIRFCLLVIINAYIRPVSILKNLRSKGFSTLNCMVKNCGPQILNCLLDPNCRKALQCLNQCSPVDQVCNYRCIASYESPNLEAFSLCVLQKHNCLELDAKIPEKPYVTPMEKFRGKDLCNETAEDLFVGWLGSLNWSWRVVAGQNPAYDQFPCQYQLFYRGKAKGSFWYEPVFQVKTFEEKMVWRRRKYRVKRGKMPGTFYFSVLDNGVVSNEFWTIVDVNNDLSWALFHYSGAARVAGQSYTGAVLVTPDGAYPKDTDRMKLALALEKCGIKDWELYTVDNCSCIDPPLGIPEGASLHSMIEVKDQTWTAV is encoded by the exons ATGGCTCTGGCAGCTCCACCTCGGCTCCCCAAACCCATGCCTGGTTTCTTACGAACCCTCCAGTTCGCCGCCTCCCAAACCGTTTGTCATCCGTGTAGCCACCGACGTAAACCGTTGCCGGTTCCCCAACTCAGAAGAATCACTCTCCGTGCACCGACTATTTTGCCGTTGGCAGTTTCTGAAGCAAAGGAGAATGCGATGACGGAAGATTTACCGGACCCGCCGGTGAGAATAGTGGCCATCGTCGGCGAGGGAAGTGTCAGCCCTCTGAAATCCGCCCCCTGGCAAGAGGTCATGCTCCACACT GCAAAACGACTGAAGTGGGTCGACGAAGGAGGGTATGAAATGCTTGTATTTACTGACAATTTATGTAAATCCGGTGATGAAAATGCTACTACCCTTCAAAGGGTATCGAACCTTGCAGATATTTTGGTTATTGTTGCAGTTACAGATCAAGAATCAGTTATGTGGATACAGGCCAACTGTGTAAATATCCAAAACATAATCTGCTTCGAGTCCTCCCGGGATTTGGTAAACAAATTAGGAGGGTCTTATGTACTATCTGAGACAAAAGGAAAGCTATTTGACAAAATTGTAGGATTTTCACAGTCAAAGAAAGCAAATGAATCTGAGGAAGTAGTCCGGACTGTATCTGAGGCATGGGACCGGCATAATTCTGATGATATAAGGTTCTGTTTGTTGGTTATAATCAATGCATACATAAGGCCGGTATCGATTCTAAAGAATCTGAGATCTAAGGGATTTTCTACCCTGAACTGCATGGTAAAGAACTGTGGGCCTCAGATACTGAACTGCCTCTTGGATCCTAATTGTCGGAAAGCTCTTCAATGCCTGAACCAGTGCAGTCCTGTAGACCAAGTGTGTAATTATCGGTGTATTGCTTCTTACGAAAGTCCAAATCTAGAAGCATTTTCTCTGTGTGTATTGCAGAAGCACAATTGTCTCGAACTCGATGCAAAGATCCCTGAAAAGCCATACGTGACTCCCATGGAGAAATTCAGAGGGAAGGACCTGTGCAATGAAACTGCTGAAGATCTTTTTGTTGGCTGGTTGGGGAGTTTGAACTGGAGTTGGCGTGTTGTGGCAGGCCAGAACCCAGCTTATGATCAGTTTCCATGCCAGTACCAGTTATTTTATAGGGGAAAGGCCAAAGGATCATTTTGGTATGAGCCGGTTTTTCAGGTTAAAACCTTCGAGGAGAAGATGGTTTGGAGGAGGAGAAAATACAGGGTTAAGAGAGGGAAGATGCCGGGGACATTCTACTTCAGTGTCTTGGATAATGGGGTTGTTTCAAATGAGTTTTGGACAATTGTTGATGTAAATAATGATCTTAGTTGGGCATTGTTTCATTATAGTGGGGCTGCTCGAGTTGCAGGACAGTCTTACACTGGGGCAGTGCTTGTTACTCCAGACGGGGCATACCCAAAAGATACAGACAGGATGAAATTAGCTCTAGCTTTGGAGAAGTGTGGAATCAAAGACTGGGAGCTATATACAGTAGATAATTGTTCCTGTATAGATCCTCCGTTAGGCATTCCAGAAGGTGCAAGTTTACATTCTATGATTGAAGTTAAAGATCAGACATGGACCGCAGTGTAG
- the LOC108980801 gene encoding uncharacterized protein LOC108980801, with the protein MEKGKEYISPIIPPTANPSTNPSIKEVTHSVYLNETECEVKCSYRLFEMRGVLCRHVFATLKVNRVHSLPKKYILDQWRKDIKRKYTLISSSYDAADARPNVSRYSCIMKICGDVASNAASCDEHTQDMIDKLYAMNEVYLTNKPPIQKFSNIVVPTVDITIGTSSKKVLSPVVVRGKGKPSSLRRASIMEKVCKAKMRKDT; encoded by the coding sequence ATGGAGAAAGGGAAGGAGTACATATCTCCTATAATACCTCCTACCGCAAATCCATCAACAAATCCATCAATCAAGGAGGTTACTCATTCTGTGTACCTTAATGAGACTGAGTGCGAGGTAAAATGTTCATACAGATTGTTTGAGATGAGAGGTGTATTGTGTAGACATGTATTTGCCACTTTGAAGGTTAATCGAGTTCATTCACTGCCTAAGAAGTACATATTAGATCAATGGAGGAAagacataaaaagaaaatacaccCTGATAAGTAGTAGTTATGACGCAGCTGATGCGAGGCCAAACGTGAGTAGATATTCATGTATAATGAAGATATGTGGTGACGTCGCAAGTAATGCAGCTTCATGTGATGAACATACTCAGGATATGATTGACAAGTTGTATGCAATGAACGAGGTCTATCTCACCAACAAGCCGCCAATccaaaaattttctaatattgtAGTTCCAACTGTAGATATAACTATAGGTACAAGTTCTAAGAAAGTACTTAGTCCCGTTGTTGTGAGAGGCAAAGGCAAACCATCATCTCTCAGGAGAGCTTCCATAATGGAGAAAGTGTGCAAGGCCAAGATGAGAAAGGATACGTAA